One region of Chitinophagales bacterium genomic DNA includes:
- a CDS encoding tetratricopeptide repeat protein has product MAKTKKEIKVQEATLDQTHTRSNSYFDRIKSHIVPLGILFFIAILAYSNTAGHEYASDDQMVIYDNKFVTAGTDSLARILTSDAFEGFFGERGSQLISGGRYRPLTFITFALEWEFFGRNPTISHIINIISYAILCMLIYIFLTWLFPTRRDQAFEQWSKLLNLPFIASLLYTLHPIHTEVVANIKGRDELYGFLFGIMTLIYFFIIFRGRWWEYIAIFFSFLFALLSKENAITFLAVIPLVAFIKRISIFSTQFMKPYSVVILPTIAYLVFRAISTEASLNAHTEEILNNPFVRANGSEKWGTILFSYNEYFKLLVFPSKLTHDYYFNQIPYRKLSDPIALISLLSILALLFWLANNYKKRNELVFAILFFIITFSIVSNALFTVGIIMNERFIFVPSLGFSIICAWVFLKMVKQRALLLIVLVVTLGLYFIKTYSRNFAWKNNYTLFSTDYYNSNNSAKVATAFGGTLLEKSNDYIKSDSVKAKIFIDSSIKVLEHSIRIYPENSQAWLLYGNALYAKTRDALQAIPIYRTCLGLRQNYFDALYNIGILHLNMKQEDSAEVYLRAALNASPTHKEVRETLGKIYAKSGRTQEALSLTSGNVSSLGELALEAKEGGNYQEAVSLAQQALAQNPSDANANFVMGICYGRFMNRLPEAIPYLEKAVKLSPENGYWLEDLAVAYGMTGQTQKTIPILEQVIQLRPNDPAGYQNLATSYNLLGDKKKASYYLELARQKSQP; this is encoded by the coding sequence ATGGCAAAAACAAAAAAGGAGATAAAGGTTCAAGAAGCAACTTTGGATCAAACTCATACCCGATCTAACAGCTATTTTGATAGAATAAAAAGTCATATTGTCCCATTGGGCATTCTTTTTTTTATAGCTATCCTAGCATACTCCAATACCGCTGGACATGAATACGCCTCCGATGATCAAATGGTTATTTATGACAATAAATTTGTTACGGCAGGCACAGATAGCCTTGCACGAATATTAACTAGTGATGCATTTGAAGGTTTTTTTGGTGAGCGAGGCAGTCAACTCATATCAGGTGGTCGTTATCGACCGCTTACCTTTATTACTTTTGCGCTAGAGTGGGAGTTTTTTGGACGCAATCCTACCATCAGTCATATCATCAATATAATTTCTTATGCAATACTATGTATGCTTATTTATATTTTTCTAACTTGGCTTTTTCCTACTAGAAGAGATCAGGCTTTTGAGCAATGGTCAAAACTACTTAATTTACCGTTTATTGCTAGTTTGCTTTATACTTTACATCCTATTCATACAGAAGTAGTTGCTAATATTAAAGGAAGAGATGAGTTGTATGGATTTCTATTTGGTATTATGACATTGATTTATTTCTTTATAATTTTTAGAGGCAGATGGTGGGAATATATTGCAATTTTTTTCTCTTTCCTATTTGCATTATTGAGTAAAGAAAATGCTATCACCTTTTTAGCAGTTATTCCATTGGTAGCTTTTATAAAAAGAATCTCGATTTTTTCAACTCAGTTTATGAAACCATATTCAGTTGTAATTTTACCCACGATTGCTTATCTGGTTTTTCGTGCTATAAGCACAGAAGCTTCATTGAATGCCCATACAGAGGAAATTCTGAATAATCCATTTGTACGAGCAAATGGATCAGAAAAATGGGGAACAATATTGTTTTCTTACAACGAATACTTCAAATTACTAGTTTTCCCGTCGAAGCTTACTCATGATTATTACTTTAATCAAATTCCTTATCGCAAACTATCTGACCCAATTGCGCTAATCTCATTGTTATCCATATTAGCTCTTCTATTTTGGCTAGCGAATAATTACAAGAAAAGAAATGAATTGGTATTCGCGATATTGTTTTTTATAATTACTTTCTCAATTGTATCAAATGCTCTATTTACAGTAGGCATTATTATGAATGAACGATTTATATTCGTACCTTCACTTGGGTTTTCCATAATCTGTGCTTGGGTCTTTTTAAAAATGGTTAAGCAGAGGGCTTTACTGTTAATTGTTTTAGTTGTAACTCTTGGGTTATACTTTATCAAGACCTATTCTAGAAATTTCGCTTGGAAGAATAATTATACGTTGTTTAGTACAGATTATTATAATAGCAATAATAGTGCAAAAGTAGCAACAGCCTTCGGCGGGACACTCCTAGAGAAATCGAATGATTATATTAAATCAGATAGCGTTAAAGCAAAAATCTTTATTGATTCGAGCATTAAGGTGCTAGAGCATTCTATTAGAATTTATCCCGAGAATAGTCAAGCATGGTTATTATATGGAAATGCGTTGTATGCCAAAACAAGAGATGCGCTTCAGGCAATACCAATTTACAGGACCTGTCTTGGATTAAGACAGAACTACTTCGATGCCTTATATAATATAGGTATACTGCATCTCAATATGAAGCAAGAAGACTCTGCAGAAGTATACCTAAGAGCAGCATTGAATGCGAGTCCTACTCATAAAGAAGTTCGAGAAACTCTTGGTAAGATATATGCTAAATCTGGTCGAACACAAGAAGCACTATCCCTCACTAGTGGCAATGTTAGTAGTCTTGGTGAGTTAGCTTTAGAGGCGAAAGAAGGGGGCAATTACCAAGAGGCAGTATCATTAGCACAGCAGGCGCTTGCTCAAAATCCAAGTGATGCAAATGCTAATTTTGTTATGGGAATTTGCTATGGGCGATTCATGAATAGGCTCCCAGAAGCAATACCATATTTGGAAAAGGCAGTAAAACTAAGCCCTGAAAATGGATATTGGTTAGAAGATTTAGCTGTAGCATACGGAATGACCGGTCAAACACAAAAAACAATCCCAATATTAGAGCAAGTAATCCAACTACGACCGAATGATCCTGCAGGTTATCAAAACCTAGCAACTTCTTACAATCTGCTTGGGGACAAGAAGAAGGCAAGTTATTATTTGGAGTTAGCGCGACAGAAAAGCCAACCTTAA
- a CDS encoding TlpA family protein disulfide reductase: protein MKKILVVLLVSSFIFHSKVRAGGGEGKDLPTAMVEDLNGQKLDFKSILKPGKFYVISFWATWCVPCKKELGNMVDLAPKWKEKLNTEIIAVSTDDSRAKSKVKTYVTGEDWPFTVLLDMNQDLMRSLGIQQIPFTLIVNGDGKIVYTHNSYVEGDEFEIENKLNNMVNK, encoded by the coding sequence ATGAAAAAAATTTTAGTTGTTCTACTTGTATCTAGTTTTATATTTCATTCTAAAGTGAGAGCCGGTGGTGGTGAAGGGAAGGATTTGCCTACAGCCATGGTAGAAGATTTAAACGGACAAAAGCTAGATTTTAAATCTATACTTAAACCTGGCAAGTTCTATGTAATATCCTTTTGGGCTACATGGTGTGTGCCATGTAAAAAAGAATTGGGCAATATGGTCGATTTGGCACCTAAGTGGAAGGAAAAACTCAACACAGAAATAATAGCTGTTTCTACAGATGATAGCCGAGCAAAATCTAAGGTTAAAACCTATGTCACGGGTGAAGACTGGCCTTTTACTGTGTTATTAGATATGAACCAGGATTTGATGCGCTCACTCGGAATTCAACAAATTCCATTTACTCTTATTGTTAATGGGGATGGAAAAATCGTTTATACCCACAATTCCTATGTAGAGGGAGATGAATTTGAGATTGAGAACAAGTTAAATAACATGGTAAACAAGTAG
- a CDS encoding DUF4197 domain-containing protein, whose amino-acid sequence MIQLRIVLMVVAILFINSADAQSRKKSKKTTRSKSTTINTGSPATNDGTATVNSGSSSPIDNVVGAIGGLIGASGSGSMSNDLAANGLKEALNVGTELAANNLGRVDGFLANAAVKILFPPEARKVESTLRSLGMNSVCDQVITSVNRAAEAAVVEAKPIFVEAIKQMTITDAINILTGEKDAATQYLMRTSGQALMAKFEPIIQSNLQKTNATKYWSDAVNAYNAVPFVQKLNPNLSQYVTQKASDGIFLMVAQEEAKIRENPTQRIGTLLQDVFGWADKNRN is encoded by the coding sequence ATGATTCAATTACGAATAGTGCTAATGGTTGTTGCCATCTTATTCATTAACAGTGCAGATGCCCAGTCCCGGAAAAAATCGAAAAAGACAACTAGATCGAAATCTACAACCATCAACACCGGAAGTCCAGCAACTAATGATGGTACAGCTACAGTAAACTCTGGTTCAAGTTCACCTATAGATAACGTAGTAGGGGCAATTGGAGGTTTGATTGGTGCATCTGGTTCTGGCTCAATGTCAAATGATTTAGCAGCTAATGGATTGAAGGAGGCCTTGAATGTAGGAACTGAATTAGCAGCAAATAATTTAGGAAGAGTGGACGGATTTTTAGCCAATGCCGCTGTGAAGATATTGTTTCCACCCGAAGCAAGAAAGGTCGAATCTACACTTCGTTCTTTAGGAATGAATTCAGTTTGCGATCAAGTCATAACTTCTGTCAATCGAGCTGCAGAAGCCGCTGTGGTAGAGGCTAAGCCAATTTTCGTAGAGGCTATTAAACAAATGACAATAACTGATGCTATTAATATATTGACTGGTGAGAAAGACGCAGCAACTCAGTACCTTATGAGAACAAGCGGACAGGCTTTAATGGCGAAGTTTGAACCAATCATTCAATCCAATCTGCAAAAAACAAATGCCACAAAATATTGGTCTGATGCCGTGAACGCATATAATGCAGTTCCATTTGTACAAAAGCTTAATCCGAATTTGTCTCAGTATGTCACGCAAAAAGCTTCTGACGGGATTTTCTTAATGGTAGCACAAGAGGAGGCTAAAATTAGAGAAAATCCTACGCAACGCATTGGCACTTTACTGCAGGATGTTTTTGGATGGGCAGATAAGAATAGAAATTAG
- a CDS encoding TonB-dependent receptor, whose translation MNNCKRTLGTLFFIHLALSNYAQNDSTKTLGEVYIKAIRTNTKSTTSSNTIKTSELQHLNLGQDIPTLIQQLPSLQLSTDAGNGIGYSYLYIRGMDAQRIQVNINGVPYNDAESQEVYWVNIPDLFSSADDIQVQRGIGFSTMGGTGLGGSISIKTTKKHLKPFIQFQTSLGSFNTFRNMIQASTGVMSDGWQITARGSHIQSDGYIDRAWSRLGSFYLDVSKYGDKYTSHIIASHGREKTYQSWFGLSQEEYNNGERTKNIAGTDYESKAGDPYSNQIDNYHQTHVQWIQNFLWKNGHQSSLTGFFTRGLGYYEDYKVDQDYSNFGSGLSGNGDLVRQLWLDNYLLGVNASHQIEKEKFNNISAISFSSYQGDHFGRVPIFFNTVHGNAIDRFYNNEARKTDLTAFNKFTYHWKKSHFIADLQLRQVNYSTVGSLRNQSFISFDKNFLFFNPKIGWTHEINPKNKLFIFAGLSHREPVRSDFLDEDMLSQPRPEMVYNLELGFERKMKTSLFKANVFVMYFIDQLVPTGNINTTGAPIRENVAKSYRTGAELEFSYRLAKNLNFYTNQYLALNKILDYTNYTIAYNEVDYSINNTETEKIFYSSTNIAFSPAWISYAELQWTPWKGTDIRFMNKTVSQQFLDNTSTTEKSIPLYNVSNVSISHILKSNRKIGEWSFNLLLNNIFNTDYISRGYTYHSGNTVSSSGHITRGRDYNFFFPQARFNFLVGLGWKI comes from the coding sequence ATGAATAATTGTAAACGCACATTAGGAACTCTTTTCTTCATTCATTTGGCATTATCTAATTATGCACAAAATGATAGCACCAAAACACTGGGAGAAGTCTATATCAAGGCCATACGAACGAATACAAAATCAACGACGTCATCCAACACAATAAAAACCTCTGAACTCCAGCACTTAAATTTGGGTCAGGATATTCCTACCCTAATCCAACAACTGCCATCGTTACAGTTGTCAACAGATGCAGGTAATGGCATTGGTTATTCCTATTTATATATAAGAGGTATGGATGCACAGCGTATTCAAGTCAATATCAATGGTGTACCATATAATGATGCCGAGTCACAAGAGGTGTATTGGGTCAATATTCCTGATCTTTTTAGCAGTGCTGATGATATTCAGGTACAGCGAGGGATAGGTTTTTCGACCATGGGAGGTACAGGTCTCGGTGGTTCTATTTCTATAAAGACGACAAAGAAACACCTCAAACCATTCATTCAATTTCAAACGAGCTTAGGTAGCTTCAATACCTTTCGAAATATGATTCAAGCTTCAACAGGAGTGATGTCGGATGGTTGGCAAATCACCGCACGTGGATCACACATACAGAGCGATGGTTATATTGATAGAGCATGGTCGAGGTTAGGATCTTTTTATCTCGATGTATCAAAGTATGGCGACAAATATACTTCGCACATCATCGCCTCTCACGGCCGTGAGAAAACTTATCAGTCATGGTTTGGACTAAGTCAAGAGGAATATAACAATGGTGAAAGAACAAAAAATATAGCGGGTACAGACTATGAATCTAAAGCAGGAGATCCCTATTCAAACCAAATCGACAATTACCATCAAACGCACGTGCAATGGATACAAAACTTTCTCTGGAAAAATGGTCATCAATCCTCTTTAACTGGATTTTTTACCAGAGGACTTGGCTACTATGAAGATTATAAAGTAGATCAAGATTATTCCAACTTTGGCTCCGGTTTATCTGGAAACGGTGATTTGGTTCGACAGTTATGGTTAGACAATTATCTCCTAGGTGTCAATGCTTCACATCAAATAGAAAAAGAAAAATTCAATAATATATCTGCCATTTCATTTTCGAGTTATCAAGGAGATCATTTCGGACGTGTTCCTATATTTTTCAATACCGTTCATGGTAATGCCATTGATAGATTTTATAATAACGAAGCAAGGAAAACAGACTTGACTGCATTTAATAAATTTACGTATCATTGGAAAAAGTCTCATTTCATAGCTGACCTACAACTGCGCCAGGTAAATTATTCTACGGTAGGTAGTCTGAGAAATCAATCCTTTATTTCCTTTGATAAAAACTTTTTATTTTTCAATCCAAAAATTGGCTGGACCCATGAAATTAATCCAAAAAATAAACTATTTATTTTCGCAGGATTGAGTCATAGAGAACCCGTAAGAAGTGATTTTCTAGACGAAGATATGCTCAGTCAACCCAGACCTGAAATGGTTTATAATCTAGAGTTAGGCTTCGAGCGAAAAATGAAGACAAGTTTATTCAAGGCCAATGTATTCGTAATGTATTTTATAGACCAACTCGTACCTACTGGAAACATCAATACCACGGGTGCTCCTATTCGAGAAAATGTAGCTAAGAGTTACCGAACAGGTGCTGAGCTAGAATTTAGTTATCGCCTAGCTAAAAATTTAAATTTCTATACGAATCAATATCTAGCACTCAATAAAATTCTAGATTATACGAATTATACAATCGCTTATAATGAAGTAGACTACAGTATCAATAACACGGAGACAGAAAAAATCTTTTATAGTTCTACTAATATTGCATTTTCGCCTGCTTGGATTTCCTATGCCGAACTTCAATGGACTCCATGGAAAGGTACAGATATTCGATTTATGAATAAAACGGTAAGTCAGCAATTTCTAGACAATACCTCAACAACTGAAAAATCCATACCACTATACAATGTCTCCAATGTTTCTATTTCCCATATACTAAAATCAAATCGAAAAATTGGGGAATGGAGCTTCAATCTCTTACTCAACAATATATTTAATACAGATTATATCTCGAGAGGCTATACCTATCATAGCGGAAACACAGTAAGCAGTTCAGGGCATATAACTAGAGGTCGTGATTATAACTTTTTCTTCCCACAAGCTAGGTTTAATTTTCTAGTTGGGCTAGGATGGAAGATATGA